A genomic window from Yarrowia lipolytica chromosome 1D, complete sequence includes:
- a CDS encoding uncharacterized protein (Compare to YALI0D13134g, similar to Saccharomyces cerevisiae YFL046W; ancestral locus Anc_8.8, similar to uniprot|P43557 Saccharomyces cerevisiae YFL046w) — protein MSALRPISRFAPGRHLAQGRPFNAAVSPAVPQCRAINTQHHFDTRRFELKLEKEGFTPEQSKSVMKAMSRVLEDSFSNLGKNLVTREQFSRQTYQQKVDFAKLKGEMQHFDKSGFNKITSEHDRLKKELEKMRQRLKEDITKTNAHVRLDLSLEKGRIKTEAAAHEMKIQDTASRVEQEISQTKSYIDTTKVTVLQWLVGIFSGAVAIALAYIRFLT, from the coding sequence ATGTCAGCGTTGCGGCCCATCTCTCGATTCGCTCCCGGGCGTCACCTAGCCCAGGGTCGTCCATTCAACGCAGCAGTTTCGCCTGCGGTTCCTCAGTGTCGCGCCATCAACACACAGCACCATTTCGACACCCGACGGTTCGAGCTGAAACTCGAAAAGGAGGGATTCACGCCGGAGCAGAGCAAATCAGTCATGAAGGCCATGTCCCGCGTGCTGGAGGACTCGTTCAGCAACCTGGGCAAAAACCTGGTGACCCGAGAACAGTTTTCGCGCCAGACGTACCAGCAGAAGGTGGATTtcgccaagctcaagggcgAAATGCAGCACTTTGACAAGTCCGGCTTCAACAAGATCACCAGCGAGCACGACCGGCTAAAGAAGGAACTGGAAAAGATGCGCCAGCgactcaaggaggacattACAAAGACCAACGCGCACGTTCGGCTGGATCTGTCGCTGGAGAAGGGCCGAATCAAGACCGAGGCGGCCGCCCACGAAATGAAAATCCAGGACACAGCCTCGCGAGTCGAGCAGGAAATCTCGCAGACAAAGTCGTACATTGATACCACCAAGGTGACCGTTCTGCAGTGGCTCGTTGGTATCTTTTCCGGAGCCGTTGCCATCGCCTTGGCTTACATTCGGTTTTTGACCTAA
- a CDS encoding uncharacterized protein (Compare to YALI0D13156g, weakly similar to uniprot|P38966 Saccharomyces cerevisiae YDR089w, similar to Saccharomyces cerevisiae YDR089W; ancestral locus Anc_8.223), which yields MKYGSELSQRSVPEWKSHNLDYDEIKQLIKRATTDDAKDPTTETHVLEALKNEFEHISLFVRSKTGEIDRRIIHCQKTIDHISEDDRVKEETYAAQGKSYAHHLNSKRRQTRLYKLRTEINRVTVEVQNLARFIGVQRTGFRKLLKKYAKWSGKQTLHQSFLPTLDGMYSFTQQDFTPVFLELSFIFETLRQAKYQSINTYIQTALGDRDGSDPAQFDTEMVTLATNMPNAGAVAMWVHPDHITELKVMLLKTMSFVDSPKTLRQKGEVLATSVDTNQGPSTPTLSRRPSLTLTRALSDQHVTEHSHAVYLDDPRKLISIQTNTEPGQIRWVDVLPKDSLNSESDSPHQTMHLSEAGPETDPDYVLCAPVGGFRHFAASRVSRDLADAIYHSNLEDAKWEIDNLNGSGKLAVEWVAKRNAVPLSQASMHRSRFLFEDSLSMSIGERRKSVSIFEQGTPSGSTLDNPNESSKVWATLDEGITVKRAGFHAHFSKDGPKSASFPYAVLEIKWKGLKPQWIEDIEKSHLVHVVEGFSIYSHSIALFHAQALSKPPHWMKTLNKVDLLKLPPKKVREEPTTASGNTAQLQLSRDSNTHPVSGSILLNSSPGSIPSLTDELSDTSQETTEPPKVRYWNEFDNPEDGEDDSGIFIYTNGDEQGLTHDFLTEGHVNKLIRISDNLADKVHKTASKVRKLMGIKPKRSSLSDEESASDNEEESLLRGRLYSPRLNPNYNDYDYGSAASSVSEQVTDIYGEDEFAGYGQQQQLVADRRDRVLSLFYSTCFLLSTLIVGVLCGIIAGEDMNQVSGGAIAFSFLAFMFSTALGIVGLTLYLMRTSTPSLWHQSFVFVVMMLNVCFGVGGFAWLLAEIV from the coding sequence ATGAAATACGGCTCTGAGCTGAGCCAGAGGTCGGTGCCGGAATGGAAGTCGCACAACCTCGACTACGACGAAATCAAACAGCTGATCAAACGGGCCACTACCGACGACGCCAAAGACCCGACGACGGAAACGCACGTGCTGGAGGCGCTGAAGAACGAGTTTGAGCACATTTCGCTGTTTGTGCGGTCCAAAACGGGCGAAATCGACCGCCGCATCATCCACTGCCAGAAGACCATCGACCACATTTCCGAAGACGACCgggtcaaggaggaaacCTACGCGGCCCAGGGAAAGAGCTATGCCCACCACCTCAACTCCAAACGCCGACAGACCCGCCTGTACAAGCTGCGGACGGAAATCAACCGCGTCACGGTCGAGGTGCAGAACCTGGCCCGATTCATTGGCGTCCAGAGAACCGGGTTCCGcaagctgctcaaaaaATACGCAAAGTGGAGTGGCAAACAGACGCTGCATCAGTCCTTCCTGCCCACCCTCGACGGCATGTACTCCTTCACACAGCAGGACTTCACCCCCGTCTTCCTCGAActctccttcatcttcgaAACCCTCAGACAGGCAAAGTACCAGTCCATCAACACATACATCCAGACCGCCCTGGGAGACAGAGACGGAAGCGACCCCGCCCAGTTCGACACAGAAATGGTCACCCTTGCCACAAACATGCCCAACGCAGGAGCAGTCGCCATGTGGGTCCACCCAGACCACATCACCGAGCTCAAGGTCATGCTACTCAAAACCATGAGCTTTGTGGACTCGCCTAAAACACTGCGACAGAAGGGAGAGGTGCTGGCCACCTCTGTGGACACAAACCAGGGCCCCAGCACCCCCACGCTGTCGCGACGCCCGTCTCTGACCCTCACCCGGGCACTGTCGGACcagcacgtgaccgaaCACTCGCATGCCGTCTACCTGGACGACCCCCGCAAACTCATTTCCATCCAGACAAACACAGAGCCCGGACAGATTCGCTGGGTCGACGTGCTCCCAAAGGACTCTCTAAACAGTGAATCCGACTCCCCCCACCAAACGATGCATCTTTCGGAAGCCGGCCCCGAAACAGACCCCGACTACGTCCTGTGCGCCCCCGTGGGCGGATTCCGGCACTTTGCGGCGTCACGCGTCTCCCGTGACCTCGCCGACGCCATCTACCACTCCAATCTCGAGGACGCAAAGTGGGAAATTGACAATCTCAACGGTAGTGGTAAGCTGGCGGTCGAGTGGGTGGCCAAGCGAAATGCCGTGCCCCTATCGCAGGCGTCTATGCACAGATCGCGGTTCCTGTTTGAAGACTCGCTCAGCATGTCCATTGGCGAACGACGCAAGTCTGTGTCAATCTTCGAGCAAGGTACCCCCTCGGGATCGACGCTGGATAACCCTAACGAGTCGTCCAAGGTGTGGGCGACGCTGGACGAGGGCATCACCGTCAAGCGGGCTGGATTCCATGCACACTTTTCCAAGGATGGCCCCAAGTCTGCATCTTTCCCGTATGCCGTGCTGGAAATTAAATGGAAGGGTCTCAAGCCGCAGTGGATCGAGGACATTGAAAAGTCGCATCTGGTCCACGTGGTCGAGGGCTTTTCCATCTACTCGCATTCTATCGCCCTGTTCCATGCCCAGGCGCTGTCCAAGCCTCCCCACTGGATGAAGACTCTCAACAAGGTGGATCTCCTCAAGTTGCCTCCCAAGAAGGTGAGAGAGGAGCCCACAACAGCATCCGGCAACACCGCACAACTCCAGTTGTCACGGGATTCAAACACACACCCTGTGTCCGGCTCAATTCTGCTCAATTCGAGCCCTGGATCGATCCCCTCACTGACTGATGAGCTGTCCGACACGTCGCAGGAGACTACCGAGCCCCCCAAGGTGCGGTACTGGAACGAGTTTGACAACCCCGAGGACGGCGAGGACGATTCTGGCATTTTCATCTACACTAACGGCGACGAGCAGGGTCTGACACACGACTTCCTCACCGAGGGACACGTCAACAAGCTGATTCGCATTTCAGACAATCTCGCCGACAAGGTGCACAAGACGGCGTCCAAGGTGCGGAAGCTGATGGGCATCAAGCCCAAGCGTTCGTCGCTGTCGGACGAAGAGTCTGCGTCCGACaatgaggaggagtctcTTTTGAGAGGCCGACTCTACTCCCCACGTCTTAACCCCAACTACAACGACTATGACTACGGGTCTGCAGCCAGTTCGGTGTCGGAGCAGGTCACGGACATTTACGGCGAAGACGAGTTTGCGGGCTacggccagcagcagcaacttGTGGCCGACCGACGTGACCGGGTTCTGTCGCTCTTCTATTCCACCTGTTTCCTGCTGTCGACCCTGATTGTGGGTGTGCTGTGTGGTATCATTGCAGGAGAGGATATGAACCAGGTGTCTGGAGGCGCCATTGCGTTTTCTTTCCTTGCCTTTATGTTTTCCACCGCACTGGGTATTGTGGGGCTGACGCTGTATCTTATGCGAACCTCGACGCCGTCGCTGTGGCACCAGtcgtttgtgtttgtcgTCATGATGCTCAACGTTTGCTTTGGCGTTGGAGGGTTTGCGTGGTTGTTGGCGGAGATTGTGTAA
- a CDS encoding uncharacterized protein (Compare to YALI0D13178g, similar to uniprot|Q12509 Saccharomyces cerevisiae YLR085c ARP6 Actin-related protein P8.3.f5.1): MHIRRMSGSTLVDISITTMILDNGSYAIKSDRTGDAETPNALIRGRDKTVYVGQDLTKCKDYASLVFKRPSEKGQLINWDIQKAVWDNLFYNPQTGVDTDSSLLLTQYPLTLPQVSANIDQVVFEEYGFEQYHRTEAANLVAWSSGQCLDACLVVDAGFNATHVTPVLFGQVHEPGIRRVNVGGKTMTNLLKETVSFRHYNMMDETYIINRVKEKVCFVSQDFDKDLDLAKKTKSLQVEYALPDYKTTKLGYVVDRKQHDISELQTLKLGNERFTMPEILFDPSIIDLQQSGLCETIAESIQASPKEFRSLLCSNIVIVGGCAKLPGFQSRLEKDLRPLIPSEYHMKTRLDDKPDFTTLQGGKVLVDQPGFSNLCVTKQEYDEYGWRLCRQRFQGETFDEDTESA, encoded by the coding sequence ATGCATATTAGGCGCATGTCTGGTTCAACGCTGGTTgacatctccatcaccaccatgaTCCTGGATAACGGCTCGTATGCGATCAAATCGGACCGCACGGGCGACGCGGAAACTCCCAATGCTCTGATTCGCGGACGCGACAAGACTGTCTACGTGGGCCAAGATCTGACCAAGTGCAAGGACTACGCTTCTCTGGTGTTCAAACGGCCGTCGGAAAAAGGCCAACTCATCAACTGGGACATTCAGAAGGCCGTGTGGGACAATCTCTTTTACAATCCGCAAACCGGAGTTGATACAGActcgtcgctgctgctcacaCAGTACCCGCTGACGCTGCCGCAGGTTTCGGCCAACATTGACCAGGTGGTGTTTGAAGAGTATGGGTTTGAGCAGTACCATCGAACCGAGGCGGCGAATCTGGTGGCGTGGTCGTCGGGCCAATGTTTGGACGCGTGTCTGGTAGTGGACGCCGGGTTCAACGCCACCCATGTGACTCCAGTTTTGTTTGGACAGGTCCATGAACCTGGCATCAGAAGAGTCAATGTGGGAGGCAAAACCATGACAaatctgctcaaggagaccgTTTCGTTCCGCCACTACAACATGATGGATGAGACTTACATTATCAACCGGGTCAAGGAAAAGGTGTGTTTTGTGTCGCAGGACTTTGACAAggatctggatctggccaaAAAAACTAAATCACTCCAGGTCGAGTACGCGCTCCCCGACTACAAAACAACCAAGCTGGGGTACGTGGTTGACCGCAAACAGCACGATATTAGCGAGCTTCAGACGCTCAAACTCGGTAATGAACGGTTTACAATGCCCGAAATTCTGTTTGATCCGTCTATTATTGATTTGCAACAGAGTGGGCTGTGTGAGACCATTGCAGAGTCGATCCAGGCGTCGCCAAAGGAGTTCCGGTCACTACTATGCAGCAATATTGTCATTGTGGGAGGATGTGCCAAGTTACCTGGTTTCCAGAGCCGACTCGAAAAGGACCTGAGACCTCTTATTCCCTCAGAGTACCACATGAAGACGCGACTAGACGACAAACCCGACTTTACGACACTACAAGGAGGCAAAGTGTTGGTTGATCAGCCGGGATTTTCCAACCTCTGTGTCACCAAACAGGAGTACGATGAGTACGGATGGCGCTTGTGTCGTCAGAGGTTCCAGGGCGAGACTTTTGATGAGGATACCGAAAGTGCGTGA
- a CDS encoding uncharacterized protein (Compare to YALI0D13200g, no similarity): protein MLSSTSAGYDTTLRSFDTTPVTTETLHAHNQQLAESLEECLREIELLKLELHQKVIRIEELEALCDTNTNMVATDAATASMSCLTMESGEPESESESESESESESESKEFAQLGALLKVEEAGIPAELLPDFLGFSLKEFLDDM, encoded by the coding sequence ATGCTGTCAAGCACCAGCGCCGGATACGATACCACCCTGCGATCGTTCGATACCACCCCAGTGACGACGGAGACCCTCCACGCCCACAACCAGCAACTGGCCGAGTCCCTGGAAGAGTGCTTGCGAGAaatcgagctgctcaaactcGAGCTCCATCAGAAAGTTATACGGATcgaagagctggaggctctgtgcgacaccaacaccaacatggTTGCCACCGACGCCGCCACGGCCAGCATGTCGTGTCTGACGATGGAGAGTGGCGAAcccgagtccgagtccgagtccgagtccgagtccgagtccgagtccgagtccaaggagttTGCCCAACTAGGAGCTCTGCtgaaggtcgaggaggccgGTATTCCTGCAGAACTTCTCCCTGACTTTCTGGGTTTTTCCTTGAAGGAGTTTCTTGATGACATGTGA
- a CDS encoding uncharacterized protein (Converted to coding from non-coding YALI0D13222g, no similarity) produces MLNARYNLHGVMQTQGCNTHGCLLLSLNSNVALTPLPGSRDALDRQVASATTFSYIPMGDMGLRHSHHHLLLHSFSMVKLGFLLGSAAVASAAISQHNFIVDDIAKKISTAIVENRKSGYPESDAASEVSVLVSALMSNQGLYNVFVSAVNIVAIEGVNTKNFPPFANVVTNAMISYMSEPDFSVASSIVLAKGTNYNIMPAWTKALQLNSDYVAMLTSPLFQISDVSTVSQAIFTLRSIATSLLVELHLLSAPTTEVTIPSSIIAPVVESSAPVVESSSFFTSTVTSTVTTSIPSPSPSPSSVASPKVPSTSSPLAVVTSVEINRLASDVILTSTSIESIVHSTESVSSTVVPTTLTVPTDCPKTPPAQGLLDCIHQCTIVTLQIGACFGVSSCICPRFNGIRDALATCLLCGIYHDEVSQIINNGIISWLLGCNEPTNPCSATVTSSNMVYSTATLVSTVVSTHVAYSTIKVTTITEHGPTAGTTAITGDDGIPTQIITVAPTGPVATSTVTGPHVGTQTIVGPDGYSTERVTVEPSIHLDGSVTPLTSETPAPLITTPVTTKTVTGDTAGTEVVTGADGKPTEQVTVVSSKAVTSSSAASSDGTITQLATDSLTPLPATTNTVTGPTAGTTTITGTDGKLTEQITVAPTGPVTTRTVTGPTAGTGTVTGDDGLPTEQITVAPTGPVTTKTVTGPTAGTTTITGTDGKLTEQITVAPTGPVTTKTVTGPTAGTTTITGTDGKLTEQITVAPTGPVTTKTVTGPTAGTTTITGTDGKPTEQITVAPTGPVTTHDGLPTEQITVAPIGPVTTKTVTGPTAGTTTITGTDGKLTEQITVAPTGPVTTKTVTGPTAGTTTITGTDGKLTEQITVAPTGPVTTKTVTGPTAGTTTITGTDGKPTEQITVAPTGPITTRTVTGPTAGTTTITGTDGKLTEQITVAPTGPVTTKTVTGPTAGTTTITGTDGKPTEQITVAPIGPVTTKTVTGPTAGTTTITGTDGKLTEQITVAPTGPITTRTVTGPTAGTTTITGTDGKPTEQITVAPAGPVTTHTVTGPTAGTTTITGADGKPTEQITVASSKATTASDAASSSAAVASSSAASSDGKITQLATGSLTPLPATTNIVTGPTAGTTTITGADGKLTEQITVAPTGPVTTKTVIGPTAGTETVTGEDGLPTEQITVAPISPVTTQTVTGPTAGTTTITGTDGKLTEQITVAPTGPVITKTVTGPTAGTETVTGEDGLPTEQITVAPTGPVTTKTVTGPTAGTTTITGTDGKLTEQITVAPTSPVTTKTVTGPTAGTTTITGTDGKPTEQITVAPTGPATTKTVTGPTAGTETVIGEDGLPTEQITVAPTGPVTTKTVTGPTAGTTTITGTDGKLTEQITVAPTGPVTTQTVTGPTSGTEIVTGDDGLPTERVTIASVASAAQTNDNSETSGTDGDGRNAEASRTTLSETASTAEKTGSGHSDANNGGSTGDNGSDASNGGSRGDSDSKGDSGSQGDSSKDDSSSKSDSGSGTGSDKSSNSGSSGSGTSSDAGKSENSSNGSNSSGSSTSGSGKSDGSSNKSNGSSGSSGSGSGSGSSGSNSGSSGSNSGSSGSNSGSSGSNTDSSHSSVVAQANSAVSVSVSATLVVAAGMALLF; encoded by the exons ATGTTGAATGCACGCTACAATCTCCATGGGGTTATGCAAACTCAAGGGTGCAATACCCATGGGTGTTTATTGTTATCACTGAACTCGAATGTGGCATTGACACCCCTGCCAGGTTCCAGAGATGCTCTAGACCGCCAAGTCGCCAGTGCCACGACTTTCTCATATATACCCATGGGGGATATGGGCCTACGTCAcagccaccaccacctaCTTCTACACTCATTTTCAATGGTCAAACTGGGCTTTCTCCTGGGCTCAGCCGCTGTGGCCTCTGCAGCCATCTCCCAACACAACTTCATTGTCGATGACATTGCCAAAAAGATCTCCACCGCCATCGTCGAAAACCGAAAGTCCGGATACCCCGAAAGCGACGCCGCCTCTGAGGTCTCGGTGCTTGTTAGCGCTCTCATGTCCAACCAGGGCCTGTACAACGTCTTTGTGTCCGCCGTCAACATTGTGGCCATCGAGGGTGTCAACACTAAAAACTTCCCTCCCTTTGCCAACGTGGTTACAAACGCTATGATCAGCTACATGTCCGAGCCTGACTTTAGCGTAGCCTCTTCTATCGTTCTTGCTAAGGGTACCAACTACAACATTATGCCTGCCTGGACCAAGGCTCTGCAGCTCAACTCGGATTACGTTGCTATGCTGACTTCTCCCCTGTTCCAGATTAGTGATGTTTCTACCGTGAGCCAAGCCATCTTCACGCTACGAAGTATCGCCACCTCTCTTCTCGTCGAGCTTCACCTGCTGTCTGCCCCCACTACCGAGGTCACCATTCCGTCTTCTATCATTGCCCCTGTTGTTGAATCGTCTGCTCCTGTGGTTGAATCTTCCTCTTTTTTCACCTCCACTGTAACATCCACTGTGACTACCTCGATCCCGTCTCCCTCTCCCTCACCTTCGTCTGTGGCTTCTCCTAAGGTTCCTTCCACATCGTCGCCTCTCGCTGTTGTCACTTCCGTCGAGATTAACCGCCTCGCCTCAGACGTCATTCTCACCTCCACGAGCATCGAGTCCATTGTCCACTCCACCGAGTCAGTCTCTTCAACCGTAGTGCCCACGACTCTCACAGTTCCCACGGACTGTCCCAAGACTCCTCCTGCCCAAGGTCTTCTGGACTGCATCCACCAGTGCACGATTGTCACTCTTCAGATTGGTGCTTGCTTTGGTGTCTCTTCATGTATCTGTCCCCGATTCAACGGTATCCGAGACGCTCTGGCCACATGTCTCTTGTGTGGAATCTACCACGACGAGGTCAGCCAAATTATCAACAACGGCATCATCTCGTGGCTACTGGGATGCAACGAGCCAACCAACCCCTGCTCTGCTACCGTCACCTCCTCTAACATGGTCTACTCTACCGCTACTCTCGTCTCCACAGTCGTGTCTACTCACGTGGCTTATTCCACCATTAAGGTGACTACCATCACTGAGCACGGTCCTACAGCTGGTACTACAGCCATCACCGGCGACGATGGAATCCCCACGCAAATCATTACTGTTGCTCCCACCGGCCCCGTCGCCACTAGCACTGTCACTGGTCCTCATGTTGGAACTCAGACTATCGTTGGCCCTGATGGCTACTCTACTGAGAGAGTGACGGTTGAGCCCTCCATCCACCTAGACGGAAGTGTGACTCCTTTGACTTCAGAGACTCCAGCTCCGCTCATCACGACTCCCGTAACTACAAAAACCGTCACAGGCGATACTGCTGGCACAGAAGTTGTGACTGGCGCAGACGGAAAACCCACTGAACAGGTCACTGTTGTTTCTTCTAAGGCTGTTACATCCTCTTCGGCTGCCTCTTCTGACGGAACAATTACCCAATTGGCTACAGACTCTCTGACTCCCCTGCCGGCCACAACCAATACCGTCACTGGCCCTACTGCTGGAACTACTACAATCACAGGGACAGATGGCAAGCTCACCGAGCAAATTACTGTTGCTCCCACTGGTCCCGTTACCACTCGCACAGTTACTGGTCCCACTGCTGGCACTGGAACTGTGACTGGAGACGATGGGCTGCCTACTGAGCAAATCACTGTTGCTCCTACTGGTCCTGTCACTACCAAAACCGTCACCGGACCTACTGCTGGCACTACCACGATCACAGGGACAGACGGCAAGCTCACCGAACAGATCACTGTTGCTCCTACTGGTCCCGTTACCACCAAAACCGTCACCGGACCTACTGCTGGCACTACCACGATCACAGGAACTGACGGCAAGCTCACAGAACAGATCACTGTGGCTCCTACTGGTCCTGTCACTACCAAAACCGTTACTGGACCTACTGCTGGCACCACCACGATCACAGGGACAGACGGCAAGCCCACAGAGCAGATCACTGTGGCTCCTACTGGTCCCGTTACCACTC ACGATGGGCTGCCTACTGAGCAAATCACTGTTGCTCCCATTGGTCCTGTCACTACCAAAACCGTCACCGGACCTACTGCTGGCACTACCACGATCACAGGGACAGACGGCAAGCTCACCGAACAGATCACTGTTGCTCCTACTGGTCCCGTTACCACCAAAACCGTCACCGGACCTACTGCTGGCACCACCACGATCACAGGGACAGACGGCAAGCTCACCGAACAGATCACTGTTGCTCCTACTGGTCCCGTTACCACCAAAACCGTCACCGGACCTACTGCTGGTACTACCACGATCACAGGAACTGACGGCAAGCCCACAGAGCAAATCACTGTGGCTCCTACTGGTCCCATTACCACCAGAACCGTTACTGGACCTACTGCTGGTACTACCACGATCACAGGAACTGACGGCAAGCTCACAGAACAGATCACTGTGGCTCCTACTGGTCCTGTCACTACCAAAACCGTTACTGGACCTACTGCTGGCACCACCACGATCACAGGGACAGACGGCAAGCCCACAGAGCAGATCACTGTGGCTCCCATTGGCCCTGTCACTACCAAAACCGTCACCGGACCTACTGCTGGTACTACCACGATCACAGGAACTGACGGCAAGCTCACAGAACAGATCACTGTGGCTCCTACTGGTCCCATTACCACCAGAACCGTCACCGGACCTACTGCTGGTACTACCACGATCACAGGAACTGACGGCAAGCCCACAGAGCAGATCACCGTTGCACCTGCTGGTCCCGTCACTACCCACACTGTAACCGGACCTACTGCAGGTACAACTACGATCACAGGAGCTGACGGCAAGCCCACTGAGCAGATCACTGTTGCTTCATCCAAGGCCACCACTGCATCTGATGCAGCATCTTCCTCCGCGGCTGTTGCATCCTCTTCGGCTGCCTCTTCTGACGGAAAAATTACCCAGTTGGCTACAGGCTCTCTTACTCCCCTACCGGCCACCACCAATATTGTCACTGGCCCTACAGCTGGTACTACTACAATCACAGGTGCTGACGGTAAACTCACCGAGCAGATTACTGTGGCTCCAACTGGTCCtgtcaccaccaaaaccGTCATTGGACCCACGGCTGGCACTGAGACCGTgactggagaagatggcttGCCTACCGAGCAAATCACGGTGGCTCCCATCAGCCCCGTCACTACACAGACTGTCACTGGGCCCACAGCTGGCACCACAACGATCACAGGAACTGACGGCAAGCTCACAGAACAAATCACTGTGGCTCCCACTGGCCCTGTCATCACCAAAACCGTGACTGGACCCACTGCTGGCACTGAAACCGTcactggagaagatggcttGCCCACCGAGCAGATTACTGTCGCACCTACTGGCCCCGTCACCACTAAGACTGTCACTGGGCCAACTGCTGGCACTACCACGATCACAGGGACAGACGGCAAGCTCACCGAACAGATCACTGTTGCTCCTACTAGTCCTGTCACTACCAAAACCGTTACTGGACCTACTGCTGGCACTACCACGATCACAGGAACTGACGGCAAGCCCACCGAACAGATCACCGTGGCTCCCACCGGCCCtgccaccaccaaaaccGTCACTGGTCCCACGGCTGGCACAGAAACCGTGattggagaagatgggtTGCCTACCGAGCAGATTACTGTGGCACCTACTGGCCCGGTCACTACCAAAACAGTAACCGGACCCACTGCTGGTACTACCACGATCACAGGAACTGACGGCAAGCTCACAGAACAGATCACTGTTGCTCCTACTGGCCCTGTCACTACCCAGACTGTAACCGGACCTACTTCTGGCACTGAAATTGTGACTGGAGACGATGGGTTGCCTACTGAGCGAGTCACCATTGCTTCTGtcgcttctgctgctcagacCAATGATAACTCCGAGACAAGTGGCACTGACGGCGATGGCCGAAATGCTGAGGCTTCTCGGACTACGCTTTCCGAGACCGCATCTACTGCTGAGAAGACTGGTTCCGGTCATTCTGACGCCAACAATGGAGGCTCCACGGGTGACAATGGCTCTGATGCTTCCAACGGTGGTTCTAGGGGTGATTCCGACTCCAAAGGTGATTCTGGATCCCAGGGAGACTCATCTAAGGACGATTCCAGCTCCAAGAGTGATTCCGGATCTGGCACTGGCTCCGACAAGTCTAGCAACTCGGGTTCATCTGGTTCTGGTACATCTAGCGACGCTGGTAAGTCTGAGAACTCTTCCAATGGTTCCAACAGCTCCGGTAGCTCTACTAGTGGATCGGGCAAGTCTGACGGTTCGTCCAACAAGTCTAACGGATCTTCCGGCtcctctggatctggctctggctctggctcttctggatccaactctggctcttctggatccaactctggctcttctggatccaactctggctcttctggatcCAACACTGACTCTTCCCACTCCAGCGTCGTCGCTCAGGCCAACTCTGCTGTCTcggtttctgtttctgccaCACTTGTTGTTGCCGCAGGTATGGCTCTTTTGTTCTAG